The genome window CATGTACGATGCCGCCCTCTACTACGGGGCCAAGGCGGAGCGGGAAAGCCGCATACTGGAGAGGCTTGGCCTCAGACCCAAGGAGTACTTGTTGGCCACGGTTCACCGGGCGGAAAACACGGACGACCCCGAGAGGCTTGGGGCGATCCTCGAGGCTCTTGCCCTCCTGCACAGGGAAATCCCCGTGGTCTTTCCTGTCCACCCCAGGACCCGGAAGCGGGCCCGCGCCTTTGGGCTTGAGCGCTTCTTCAAGGAGCTCCTGGCCCTAGATCCTGTGGGCTACCTGGACATGCTGATGCTGGAGAAGAACGCCCGCCTTATCGCCACGGACTCGGGAGGGGTGCAGAAGGAGGCGTTTTTCTTCCGGGTGCCGTGTGCTATCCTTCGCGAAGAGACGGAGTGGCCGGAGCTGGTGGAGCTGGGCTGGTGCACGCTGGTGCCGCCCCAGGACAAGGAGGCGGTCAGGTACGGACTGACGGCGATCCAGGGTGCACTGGGAAGAGAAGGGACCCCTTATGGGGAAGGAAGGGCTGGGACCGCCGTTGCGTTTTACCTTTTGCATCAGGGGGTACCTTGATGGGGGCCAACTCTCTGGGCCGAAAAGTGGCCTACCTTGCCCTGCAGGCCACCCGTGAGGGGCAGGCCTCTCACGCCCACGTCCACGAGATCCTCGCTGGCTTGCGCTCGCGAGGCTGGCGGTTGGAGCTCTATGAACCCGGTTACGCCAACAGGAAGGATGCACCGGGGGCCATGGCTCGGGCCCTAGAGTTTGCGAAAACCCAGCTTAGGCTCTGGCGTTCGGGAAGACCCGATCTGCTCTACATACGCCACCACTTCGCCGCCTGGCCCTCGGCGCTTTGGGCTAGACTCAACCGGATCCCTGTCGTTCAGGAGGTCAACGGCCCTTACGAAGACCTCTTTGTGGCCTGGCCGTGGACGGCCAAGCTCAAAGGGCTTTTCGTGTTCCTCTTGCGCACGCAGATCCGCTGGGCGGACCTCGTCATCGCCGTTACCCCCGGCCTGGCCGACTGGGCCCTAAGGGAAGGGGCAAGGTGGGCGGAGGTCGTGCCCAACGGGGCCAATGCCACCCTTTTCCGGCCGGATGCCCCCCTCGAGGGGGGCATAGATCTTCCCAATAACTACGTGCTGTTCTTCGGCGCTTTGGCTCCCTGGCAGGGAATAGACACCATGCTCTCGGCTGTCGAGATGCCGTCTTGGCCCAGAGAGGTGGCGTTGGTGATCGTTGGGGACGGCGCAGAAAGGCCCAAGGTGGAAGAGGCAGTGCGGGTACACCATCCGAGGGTGGTCTACTTGGGCAAGCAACCCTACCGGGCGATGCCGGGGGTCATCGCCCGCAGTTTGGCGGTTCTCTCCGTTCAAGAAAGCACTACTAAAAGGCTCGCCGAAATGGGCGCCTTCCCCCTCAAGCTCTTCGAGGCCATGGCCTGCGGGGTTCCGGTGGTTGTGAGCGACCTCCCGGGCATGGCCCACCTGGTCCGAGAGGGCGGTGTTGGCTGGATCGTCCCTCCTGGGGACGCCCGGGCGGTGGCCGAGGCGGTGGGGCGGCTCTTCCGCCAAGCGGAGGAGCGGCGGCGGATGGGGATGCGGGGGAGGGAGCTGGTGGAAAGGGCGCACTCTTGGGATCACCGGGCCGCCGAGACCCACTATCTTCTCCTGCGCCTCTTGGAAGGGAAGGGCTAAAGGGCGGCACCCATGCGCCTCCTCTACCTCATCACCCGCGCTGAGCCTGGGGGAGCCCAGGTGCATGTCCTGGAACTCCTTCGGGGCTTCAGGGGCCGCGCCGAGCTCCACCTGGGGGTGGGGGAGGACCGGCATGGGTTCCTCATAGAAGAGGCCCGGGCCCTCGGGATAGGGGTCCATATTCTCAAGCAACTCCTCCACCCCATCCGTCCCCACCGGGACCTCCTTGGGCTTTGGGAGGTGGCGGCCCTCCTCAAGCGTCTAAGCCCTCATCTGGTTCACGCTCACTCCTCTAAGGCGGGGTTCCTGGGGAGACTTGCGGCAAGGGCCTTAGGGGTGAAAAGCGTGTACACCGCCCACGGCTGGGCCTTCACCGAGGGGGTGCCGGAAGGGCGGAGGAGGCTGGCCCTTGCCATGGAGCGCCTTGCCGGAAGGCTTGGGGACCGGGTGATCGCCGTGTCCCGCTACGACCGGGACCTCGCCCTCCGCCACCGGGTGGTCTCTCCGCAAAAGCTCAGGGTGGTCTGGAACGGCGTGCCGGAGACCCCCCTGAGGGCCCGCCCCGAGGCCCACCCCCCGAGGCTCGTCATGGTGGCCCGCTTTGCCCCCCCAAAGGACCATGCCCTCCTCCTCCGGGCCCTTGCGGGCCTAAGGGAGCTTCCCTGGACCCTGGACCTGGTGGGGGAGGGTCCCCTCCTTCCCCAGGCGCAGGCCTTGGCCCGGGCCCTCGGGCTTGCGGAGCGGGTGCGCTTCCTCGGGGCGAGGCGGGATGTGGCGGAGGTCCTGGCGCAGGCCCAGGTCTTCGTCCTCGCCACCCACTGGGAGGGCCTTCCCCTTTCCGTGCTGGAGGCCATGCGGGCGGGCCTTCCCGTGGTGGCCACGGATGTGGGAGGGGTGGGGGAGGCGGTGGTGGAGGGGAATACAGGGTTTTTGGTAGGCCGAGGGGACGAGGTGGGCCTGAGGAGAAAGCTTTCCCTTCTCCTAGAGAACCCTTCCTTGCGGGCCTCCATGGGCGAGGCGGGGCGGAGGCGGTACGAGGAGGCCTTCACCCTGGAGAGGATGCTCCTTGAGACTTGGAGGGTCTA of Thermus islandicus DSM 21543 contains these proteins:
- a CDS encoding glycosyltransferase family 4 protein → MGANSLGRKVAYLALQATREGQASHAHVHEILAGLRSRGWRLELYEPGYANRKDAPGAMARALEFAKTQLRLWRSGRPDLLYIRHHFAAWPSALWARLNRIPVVQEVNGPYEDLFVAWPWTAKLKGLFVFLLRTQIRWADLVIAVTPGLADWALREGARWAEVVPNGANATLFRPDAPLEGGIDLPNNYVLFFGALAPWQGIDTMLSAVEMPSWPREVALVIVGDGAERPKVEEAVRVHHPRVVYLGKQPYRAMPGVIARSLAVLSVQESTTKRLAEMGAFPLKLFEAMACGVPVVVSDLPGMAHLVREGGVGWIVPPGDARAVAEAVGRLFRQAEERRRMGMRGRELVERAHSWDHRAAETHYLLLRLLEGKG
- the wecB gene encoding non-hydrolyzing UDP-N-acetylglucosamine 2-epimerase, yielding MKVASVVGARPQFVKVAVVSRALREAGLLEVLVHTGQHYDPGLSEVFFQELDIPPPDYHLGIGGGTHGENTGRMIEAIERVLLEERPDWVLVYGDTDSTLAGAIAAVKLHIPVAHVEAGLRSFNWRMPEEINRVLTDHASDLLFAPSETAVKNLVREGIDVERIKLVGDVMYDAALYYGAKAERESRILERLGLRPKEYLLATVHRAENTDDPERLGAILEALALLHREIPVVFPVHPRTRKRARAFGLERFFKELLALDPVGYLDMLMLEKNARLIATDSGGVQKEAFFFRVPCAILREETEWPELVELGWCTLVPPQDKEAVRYGLTAIQGALGREGTPYGEGRAGTAVAFYLLHQGVP
- a CDS encoding glycosyltransferase family 4 protein, translated to MRLLYLITRAEPGGAQVHVLELLRGFRGRAELHLGVGEDRHGFLIEEARALGIGVHILKQLLHPIRPHRDLLGLWEVAALLKRLSPHLVHAHSSKAGFLGRLAARALGVKSVYTAHGWAFTEGVPEGRRRLALAMERLAGRLGDRVIAVSRYDRDLALRHRVVSPQKLRVVWNGVPETPLRARPEAHPPRLVMVARFAPPKDHALLLRALAGLRELPWTLDLVGEGPLLPQAQALARALGLAERVRFLGARRDVAEVLAQAQVFVLATHWEGLPLSVLEAMRAGLPVVATDVGGVGEAVVEGNTGFLVGRGDEVGLRRKLSLLLENPSLRASMGEAGRRRYEEAFTLERMLLETWRVYEDVLVRGGSPVA